One Pseudomonadota bacterium genomic region harbors:
- a CDS encoding N-acetyltransferase, with protein sequence MSPNYNLPLAIKPVTGRYLQHRFIKIPWDIYQDDPAWVPPLIMDINRQLDSRNPYFSHARIQSWIAFRGTQAVGRISAQIDRLHLDHHHEQCGFFGLLEAEDRLETFATLLNTAQTWLKERGMKSIMGPFNLSINHECGLLTAGFDTPPYIMMGHAKPYYSHRIIAQGFSPVKELLAYQVKADFTPPRAMLAITRRVKQHIQIRHLNRSRFDEEIQIIGDIFNDAWSNNWGFIPMTKAELESMGKDLKLLANKQFIQIAEVDGKPAAMIVVLPNINEIITDLNGHLFPLGWMKLLWRLKVKHPKTARVALMGVRKQYQHQLIGAALAFMVIDAARDSLIKKGVIDVEMSWILEDNLEMRKILETLGSRISKRYSIYRKEI encoded by the coding sequence ATGTCACCCAACTATAATCTGCCACTGGCCATTAAACCGGTAACCGGCCGCTACCTTCAACATCGTTTTATTAAAATACCCTGGGATATCTACCAGGATGATCCCGCCTGGGTCCCACCATTAATCATGGACATAAACCGCCAGCTCGACTCCCGGAACCCCTATTTTTCCCACGCCCGGATTCAATCATGGATAGCCTTTCGCGGAACGCAGGCTGTCGGCAGGATAAGTGCCCAGATTGACCGTCTTCACCTGGATCACCACCATGAGCAGTGCGGTTTTTTTGGCCTGCTGGAGGCGGAAGATCGGCTGGAAACATTTGCCACACTTCTGAACACTGCTCAGACATGGCTGAAAGAACGGGGAATGAAGTCTATTATGGGACCCTTTAATTTATCGATCAACCACGAATGTGGTCTGCTGACAGCGGGGTTTGATACCCCGCCCTACATTATGATGGGCCATGCCAAACCATATTACAGCCACAGAATTATTGCGCAGGGATTTTCCCCGGTCAAGGAACTGCTGGCTTATCAGGTCAAGGCAGATTTCACCCCCCCCCGGGCCATGCTGGCGATAACCAGAAGAGTGAAGCAACACATACAAATAAGGCATCTGAACCGTTCCCGTTTCGATGAAGAAATACAAATCATTGGCGATATTTTCAATGATGCCTGGTCCAATAACTGGGGATTCATTCCGATGACCAAAGCTGAGCTGGAATCCATGGGCAAAGATCTTAAACTACTGGCAAACAAACAATTCATCCAGATTGCCGAGGTGGATGGGAAACCAGCCGCAATGATCGTCGTATTACCGAATATCAATGAAATAATTACTGATTTAAATGGCCACTTATTCCCTTTGGGCTGGATGAAACTTCTATGGCGATTGAAGGTTAAACATCCCAAAACTGCCCGGGTCGCCCTCATGGGGGTCAGGAAACAATACCAACACCAGCTGATCGGAGCCGCTCTCGCCTTTATGGTTATCGATGCAGCCCGCGATTCACTAATAAAAAAAGGGGTTATAGATGTGGAAATGTCCTGGATTCTGGAAGACAACCTGGAAATGCGAAAAATTCTTGAAACTCTCGGCAGCAGGATATCTAAACGTTATTCTATCTACCGAAAAGAAATCTGA
- a CDS encoding SDR family NAD(P)-dependent oxidoreductase, whose product MTERNGVIAITGVTGFIGSAVARRLTLAGWRVRGLARSSSQARMRLSTLDKLEIIEGTLEDFSSLRQLVRGSRVVIHCAGAVRGAHAKHFNRVNAEGVTSLVRVTREMAEKPSFLLLSSLAAREPQLSAYAASKKEGERQLALVAGEMPWIALRPPAVYGPGDREMLPLFRLMEKGVALLAGERQARFSMLYVDDLAAAIQSFLEQPEWSQTIYELHDGQPGGYSWDEVVVLFSRLRAKKLIKLHLPLSLLSLSANMNQFISRLTGKQPMLTPGKICELLHPDWVCDNQAIIAQTGWQPKVSLGEGLQRTMKW is encoded by the coding sequence GTGACCGAGAGAAATGGAGTTATTGCAATTACCGGGGTGACCGGTTTTATTGGCAGTGCTGTTGCCAGACGGTTGACGCTTGCCGGTTGGCGGGTGAGAGGGTTGGCTCGTTCTTCATCGCAGGCCCGGATGCGGCTTTCCACTCTTGATAAACTGGAAATTATTGAAGGAACTTTAGAGGATTTCTCAAGTTTGCGGCAGTTGGTTAGAGGCTCCAGGGTTGTTATCCATTGCGCCGGAGCGGTTCGTGGGGCCCATGCCAAACATTTTAACCGGGTTAATGCCGAAGGGGTCACCTCTTTGGTACGCGTAACCCGGGAGATGGCTGAAAAACCTTCATTCCTTCTTCTCTCATCGTTGGCAGCCCGTGAACCACAACTGTCAGCATATGCGGCCAGCAAAAAAGAAGGTGAGCGGCAGTTGGCGCTGGTTGCCGGTGAGATGCCCTGGATAGCTTTGCGGCCGCCGGCGGTTTATGGTCCCGGAGACCGTGAAATGTTGCCGCTTTTTCGGCTGATGGAAAAAGGCGTTGCCCTGCTGGCGGGAGAGCGCCAGGCACGTTTTTCCATGTTATATGTTGATGATCTGGCAGCTGCAATTCAATCCTTCCTCGAACAACCTGAATGGTCACAGACAATATATGAACTTCATGATGGTCAGCCTGGCGGTTATAGCTGGGATGAAGTGGTTGTGCTTTTTTCTCGATTACGGGCTAAAAAATTGATAAAACTTCATCTGCCTTTGTCACTGTTGTCTCTATCGGCAAATATGAATCAGTTTATATCACGATTGACGGGGAAACAGCCGATGCTGACCCCCGGGAAAATATGTGAGCTGCTTCATCCTGACTGGGTTTGTGATAATCAGGCAATAATAGCTCAGACCGGCTGGCAGCCAAAAGTCAGTTTGGGAGAAGGCCTGCAGAGAACTATGAAATGGTAG
- a CDS encoding fatty acyl-AMP ligase → MEITPTSNTVPLRNGDFFSLAEALDYAATGRTGYNFYDGRGRLATVLSYVQLRTEARKLAVKLLATGADRGGRVAVIADTHPDFMRIFYACQYAGLVPVPLPATMFLGGRQAYVEQVRRLLHDCQASIAMSPAGFLPFLLEATEGMDLLFAGQIDDLDKIDAAHIELNPSQAHETAYLQYTSGSTRYPRGVIITQKAVMHNLSSIISLGIKVQENDRSMSWLPFYHDMGLVGMVLAPMASQMSVDYLNTRDFAMRPRLWLSLISRNQSTISFGPPFGYELCARRIRLPEADKFSLSCWRVAGIGAEIIRPEPLRQFARTLEASGFDSGAFMPCYGMAECSLAVSFVPLGRGLIVDEVNGNDFTDQSREFLPIDKNSVEDRQQTNRFVVCGNPLPGYEVEIRDNDGNVLPERHCGTLFVRGGSVMEGYFGKEDETQEVLSADGWLNTGDMAYLLNGSLVVTGRQKDLIIINGRNIWPQDLEFFAEQQPEVRTGDASAFSISGHDGAEKAVLVVQCRELDKDVYSDLAHRLHGLLKRELGIECLLELVPRNTLPRTTSGKLSRSGARSGFMVRHAGSKASLAETLYSFPEISAQAI, encoded by the coding sequence ATGGAAATAACACCGACCTCTAATACCGTACCATTGCGGAATGGTGATTTTTTCAGTTTAGCTGAAGCTTTGGATTATGCGGCCACGGGCCGGACCGGCTATAATTTTTATGATGGTCGTGGTCGTTTGGCGACTGTTTTATCATATGTTCAATTGAGGACTGAAGCTCGTAAACTGGCAGTAAAGCTTTTGGCAACCGGGGCTGACCGTGGAGGCAGGGTGGCTGTTATTGCTGATACCCACCCTGATTTCATGCGAATATTCTATGCTTGTCAATATGCCGGATTGGTTCCGGTTCCCTTGCCGGCAACCATGTTTCTGGGTGGTCGGCAGGCATATGTTGAGCAGGTTCGTCGTTTACTGCATGATTGCCAGGCATCTATTGCCATGTCACCAGCCGGATTTCTTCCTTTTCTCCTGGAAGCAACGGAAGGGATGGATTTACTTTTTGCTGGCCAGATTGATGATCTGGATAAAATCGATGCCGCTCATATTGAGCTTAATCCTTCTCAAGCTCATGAAACTGCTTACCTTCAATATACTTCCGGCAGTACCAGGTACCCCCGGGGAGTCATCATCACCCAGAAGGCGGTGATGCACAATCTGTCATCCATCATCAGTTTAGGGATTAAAGTTCAGGAGAACGACCGCAGTATGTCATGGTTGCCGTTCTACCATGACATGGGTTTGGTGGGTATGGTTCTGGCGCCGATGGCTTCTCAGATGTCAGTTGACTATCTGAATACCCGTGATTTTGCTATGCGGCCACGTTTATGGCTAAGTCTTATAAGCCGGAATCAAAGCACCATATCCTTTGGTCCCCCTTTTGGTTACGAGTTGTGTGCCCGAAGAATACGTCTGCCGGAAGCAGATAAATTCAGTCTTTCCTGCTGGCGGGTGGCTGGTATCGGGGCTGAAATCATCCGTCCTGAACCTTTGCGGCAATTTGCCCGAACTCTGGAAGCAAGCGGCTTCGATTCGGGGGCATTTATGCCTTGTTACGGGATGGCTGAATGTTCATTGGCAGTCAGTTTTGTGCCATTGGGTCGTGGCTTGATAGTTGATGAAGTAAATGGCAATGATTTTACAGATCAGAGTCGGGAATTTTTGCCGATAGATAAAAATTCTGTTGAAGACAGGCAGCAAACGAACCGTTTTGTTGTTTGTGGCAATCCCCTGCCGGGTTATGAAGTGGAAATTCGTGATAATGATGGTAATGTTCTGCCTGAGCGACATTGTGGAACCCTTTTTGTTCGTGGCGGCAGTGTGATGGAAGGCTATTTCGGTAAAGAGGATGAAACTCAGGAGGTGCTGTCTGCTGATGGCTGGCTCAATACCGGAGATATGGCTTATTTATTAAATGGCAGCCTGGTGGTGACCGGGCGCCAGAAAGATTTGATTATTATTAACGGCAGGAACATCTGGCCGCAGGACCTTGAATTTTTTGCCGAACAACAGCCTGAAGTCAGAACCGGCGATGCATCAGCTTTTTCCATATCCGGTCATGATGGTGCTGAAAAAGCGGTATTGGTGGTTCAATGTCGTGAGTTGGATAAGGATGTCTATTCTGATCTTGCTCATCGTCTTCACGGCCTTCTCAAAAGGGAATTAGGGATAGAATGTCTGCTAGAGCTTGTTCCTCGCAATACCCTTCCCCGGACGACTTCCGGAAAATTATCCCGTTCAGGTGCCCGTTCCGGTTTTATGGTTCGTCACGCCGGTAGCAAGGCTTCCCTCGCTGAAACACTGTACTCGTTTCCGGAAATTTCAGCTCAAGCCATCTAA